Proteins encoded together in one Hymenobacter monticola window:
- a CDS encoding sugar kinase encodes MKQVVTFGEIMMRLSPPLNYRFAQAQSLEITYGGGDANVGASLAGLGVPAAHVTCFPNNDLGRAAAQQFRALGVNMDATVYQGDRLGLYFLEVGAGMRPSKVVYDRANSAFANLDPAAFNWDEILKNAGWLHWTGITPAISASTAEATRQAIAAARRLGITVSADVNYRRNLWQYGQTAQSVMSELVEGCDIVVCSENDAEDLFGIVPEPGTDNKFVSVARQVMARFPQIKQVITTRRKTHSASHNGLKGIYYDGKQFLETVTYDINPIVDRIGGGDAFMAGFIYGSLNYDNPQQALTFGVAASALKHTVHGDINLVTVAEVEEIMKGNTSGRLLR; translated from the coding sequence ATGAAGCAAGTTGTCACGTTTGGCGAAATCATGATGCGGCTATCGCCGCCGCTGAATTACCGGTTCGCGCAAGCCCAAAGCCTGGAAATTACCTACGGCGGCGGCGACGCCAACGTGGGCGCCTCGCTGGCTGGCCTGGGCGTGCCCGCCGCCCACGTCACCTGCTTCCCTAACAACGACTTGGGCCGCGCCGCCGCCCAGCAGTTCCGCGCCCTGGGTGTGAATATGGATGCTACCGTATACCAGGGCGACCGCCTCGGGCTGTATTTCTTGGAAGTAGGGGCGGGGATGCGCCCCAGCAAAGTGGTGTACGACCGCGCCAACTCGGCCTTTGCGAACCTTGACCCAGCTGCCTTTAACTGGGATGAAATTCTGAAGAATGCCGGCTGGCTGCACTGGACGGGCATCACGCCCGCCATCTCGGCCAGTACGGCCGAGGCCACGCGCCAGGCCATTGCCGCCGCGCGCCGTTTGGGCATCACCGTGTCGGCCGACGTGAACTACCGCCGCAACCTATGGCAGTACGGCCAGACGGCCCAGTCGGTGATGAGCGAGCTGGTGGAAGGCTGCGACATTGTGGTGTGCTCCGAGAATGACGCGGAGGACTTGTTTGGCATCGTGCCTGAGCCGGGAACGGACAATAAATTCGTGTCGGTGGCGCGTCAGGTGATGGCGCGGTTTCCGCAAATCAAGCAGGTCATCACCACCCGCCGCAAGACGCACAGCGCCTCGCACAATGGGTTGAAAGGCATTTACTACGACGGCAAGCAGTTTCTGGAAACCGTCACCTACGACATCAACCCCATTGTGGACCGCATTGGCGGGGGCGACGCCTTCATGGCTGGCTTCATCTACGGCTCGCTGAACTACGACAACCCGCAGCAGGCGCTTACCTTCGGGGTGGCCGCTTCGGCCCTGAAGCACACCGTACACGGCGACATCAACCTCGTGACGGTGGCCGAAGTGGAAGAAATCATGAAAGGCAACACCAGCGGCCGCCTGCTTCGCTAA
- a CDS encoding beta/alpha barrel domain-containing protein, with translation MPRHSAEETLATLLRYPVVPVFYHADLAYTQRILQACYTGGIRVFEFVNRGEQALEVFTQLQSFVAEQCPDMILGIGTIYKAEDAAKFIAAGAEFVVQPCATAEVADVCRSRNIPWLPGAMTPTEIYHASQFGAAVVKIFPGNVVGPDYVKALRGPMPHIKLMVTGGVEPTRESLSAWFGAGVNAVGMGSQLFKNADDTAALTASITELMQTVDTLKK, from the coding sequence ATGCCCCGACACTCCGCCGAAGAAACCCTCGCCACGCTGCTCCGCTACCCGGTGGTGCCCGTGTTCTACCACGCCGATTTGGCTTACACGCAGCGCATTCTCCAGGCTTGCTACACTGGCGGCATTCGCGTGTTTGAGTTTGTGAACCGGGGCGAGCAGGCGCTGGAGGTGTTCACGCAGCTGCAGTCCTTCGTGGCCGAGCAGTGCCCCGACATGATTCTGGGCATCGGCACCATTTACAAGGCCGAGGACGCAGCCAAGTTCATTGCCGCCGGGGCCGAGTTTGTGGTGCAGCCCTGTGCCACCGCCGAGGTGGCCGACGTGTGCCGCAGCCGCAACATTCCGTGGCTGCCCGGCGCCATGACGCCCACCGAGATTTACCACGCCAGCCAGTTTGGCGCGGCCGTGGTGAAGATTTTCCCTGGCAACGTGGTGGGCCCCGACTATGTGAAAGCCCTGCGCGGCCCCATGCCCCACATCAAGCTAATGGTGACGGGCGGCGTGGAGCCCACCCGCGAAAGCCTCAGCGCCTGGTTTGGCGCCGGGGTGAATGCTGTGGGCATGGGCTCACAGCTCTTCAAAAATGCCGACGACACCGCTGCCCTCACCGCCAGCATCACGGAGCTGATGCAGACGGTTGACACCCTGAAAAAATAG
- a CDS encoding MFS transporter, which translates to MAYSAQAPPTSPLATANAAVGKYRWTICGLVFFATTINYLDRAVISLLKPYLEKAFNWNSGDYANIEIAFKLAYAAGMVGVGRVIDRLGTKLGYALSTTLWSIAAMGHAVVSSTFGFGVARAFLGVTEAGNFPAAIKTVAEWFPQRERALATGIFNSGANVGAIVAPLSVPLIAEQMGWQWAFIITGALGFLWLVAWQLMYTPPAENKRLSKAEFDYINADIPVGLPAEGVTEEKPKASWGTLLGFRQTWAFVVGKFLTDPIWWFYLFWLPDFLGKQYGLKGTDIALPVAAVYVLSSIGSVGGGYLPLSFMKRGMPAFQARKRAMLLIACCVFPIVFAQWLGGMNMWLAVLVIGIAAAAHQAWSANIFTTVSDMFPKRAVGSVTGIGGMAGGLGGIALTALVQKRMFVHFESIGQIDKAYYIMFFICGAAYLLAWVLMFSLVPRMEPIKLDE; encoded by the coding sequence ATGGCTTATTCCGCCCAAGCGCCGCCCACTTCCCCGCTGGCCACTGCCAACGCCGCCGTCGGCAAATACCGCTGGACCATCTGCGGGCTGGTGTTTTTCGCCACCACGATTAACTACCTCGACCGGGCGGTTATCTCGCTGCTGAAGCCCTACCTGGAAAAGGCCTTCAACTGGAATTCCGGCGACTACGCCAACATCGAAATTGCCTTTAAGCTGGCTTACGCAGCGGGCATGGTAGGCGTTGGTCGGGTGATTGACCGGCTGGGCACTAAGCTAGGCTACGCACTGTCAACCACGCTGTGGAGCATTGCCGCCATGGGCCACGCCGTGGTGAGCAGCACCTTTGGCTTCGGGGTGGCCCGGGCGTTCCTAGGCGTGACGGAGGCCGGCAACTTCCCGGCCGCTATCAAGACGGTGGCCGAGTGGTTTCCGCAGCGCGAGCGGGCGCTGGCCACGGGCATCTTCAACTCGGGCGCCAACGTGGGCGCCATTGTGGCGCCGCTGTCAGTGCCGCTCATTGCCGAGCAAATGGGCTGGCAATGGGCTTTCATCATCACCGGCGCACTGGGCTTTTTGTGGCTGGTAGCATGGCAGCTGATGTACACGCCACCGGCCGAGAACAAGCGGCTGAGCAAGGCCGAATTCGACTACATCAATGCCGACATTCCCGTTGGCCTGCCGGCTGAAGGCGTGACGGAAGAAAAGCCCAAGGCCTCGTGGGGCACGCTGCTGGGCTTCCGCCAAACCTGGGCCTTCGTGGTGGGCAAGTTCCTGACGGACCCCATCTGGTGGTTCTACCTGTTCTGGTTGCCCGATTTCCTGGGCAAGCAGTACGGCCTGAAAGGCACCGACATTGCGCTGCCGGTGGCGGCTGTGTACGTGCTGTCGAGCATTGGCAGCGTGGGCGGCGGCTACCTGCCGCTGAGCTTCATGAAGCGGGGCATGCCCGCGTTCCAGGCCCGCAAACGCGCCATGCTGCTCATTGCCTGCTGCGTGTTCCCCATCGTGTTTGCGCAGTGGCTGGGCGGCATGAATATGTGGCTGGCCGTGCTGGTAATTGGCATTGCCGCAGCGGCCCACCAGGCCTGGAGTGCCAACATCTTCACCACCGTGTCGGACATGTTCCCGAAGCGGGCCGTGGGCTCGGTCACCGGCATTGGCGGCATGGCTGGTGGCCTGGGCGGCATTGCCCTCACAGCGCTGGTGCAAAAGCGCATGTTCGTGCACTTCGAGAGCATCGGCCAGATTGACAAGGCCTACTACATCATGTTTTTCATCTGCGGCGCAGCTTACCTGCTGGCCTGGGTGCTGATGTTCTCGCTGGTGCCGCGCATGGAGCCCATCAAGCTCGACGAATAG